The window GCATCCCGGCTGTGGCATGTATCGCAGACGAAGTGTCCCTGCTCGCACACCGCGTTTGCCGGAAGCTCGGCACCGCAGAAGAAACAGGCGTGGGTGGCCTCCTCCGGGAGATAACGAATGGGGGCGCCGCAGACCATACAGCCTGATACATGCCTCTGGGAAAGAAGGGATATGGGCATGGTTCGACCCGAAGAAGATGCGCACGGTCCGCTCCCATGGCGACAGGCCGTTTCCGCAAGCGCCTGGGATTCGGCGCAGCAGGATGACGACGGTCCCCTGTCCGGCAAACAGCAGAAGGACGGGGCCATCTCCACGTTTGTGACCGCACCAGACTCGTCGAACACAAAGAGGTCGTGCGCATCCGCCAGGCCCGGGTCAAGGACGATCTCCCTCGTAGCCCCCACGGGAAGGATCTCGCCCCGGGTGGTCACTACCGCAGAGAACGGCCCCCGGTACATGACCTGCATCCTCTTGGGGGTCACGGGTTTTTCGGCCCTATAAGTCATGGAGAAAAATCGATGGCCCGAGACCTGACGGTACGGAAAACGTTTTAGGACCCGGGGGGCCACGAAACCCGCCTCTTCGAGGAGACCGAAGAGGTCCCGCTGCGTCAATGCCCCGGCGATGCACTGCCCCCGGAGGACGTCGTCGTTCCTGATGGCGGGGTCGGGCTCGGTCTCGCAGACCACATCCGAGATTACGAGACGCCCTCCAGGCTTGAGGACCCTGAATATCTCGGCAAAGGCCCGGCGCTTGTGGCCGGAAAGATTGATCACGCAGTTGGAAAGGACCACGTGTATGGCGGCATCCGGAACCGGCAGCTCCTCCAGATATCCCTTCCTGAAATCGAGGTTTCCGTATCCCAGTCTGGCCGCCACCTCCCGAGCACCCTTGTGCGCCCTTTGGAGCATGGACTCCAGCATGTCCACCCCGATGACCCATCCCTTTTCCCCAACGAGGCGGGATGCGATGAAACATTCGACACCGGTCCCACAACCGAGATCAAGCACGCGCTCTCCGGGTGCAAGCCCCGCGTCCAGGACCGGACTTCCGCAGCCGTAGCCCCGGAACCTGAACTCGGGCGGTATGTGGCTGACGATCTCATCCGGATAACAGACCGGGTTCAAGATGTCCTCCCGGGTCGTTTCCGATGCGGCCTGATAAAAATCCTTCACCACGGTGCGGCTGTCCGGGGTTGCGGCAGCAAGGAGGCAGTTGGTGTGGGTGAGGGCCACGGCCCCATGGGCCCCGCAGCTTTCAAGGATGTCACCCATCCTGAGTCGAAGCCGCGGGGGGCCGGAGGCGGGTTCGTGCGCCGCCTCACGGGCGATGAGCCAAAGGGCCGTCTGTTCATGGAGGGATTCATACGGGTCCTGCCCAACAAAGCTGCCCCCATGCATGTAGCTATGGTCCGGATCCCCGCCCCCAAGAATAAAGCGAAGGGGCGAGGAGATCCGAGAAGCGGTTGCCTGTCTCACATGCTCGAGGACCGGGCTTTCCCGCCAGGCGCGGGCGAGATCAGGGCCGATCCCGGTCGCCAGGGCATCGACACCCACGAGGGCCGCAGAGGGATAGAGCCGATCGTCCGGCCCGACTGCCACGGATTCCCATCCGCTCCCTGCACCGTCGTGGATTGTCCCGACTGGGGCAAAGACCTGTGACCTGAGGGCCGTCAGGTTGTCTATGGTGATCCCCGCCTTCTCGGCCCGATCCGCCGCCTTCACAAGCCGGGGGAAGATTTCTTCAGGCGTGGCAAACCTCTCCCTCGATCCGCGCCCGCGAACGAAATACCACATGAAATGGCAGTTCGAGGCCCCCACACCAGCTGCGAAATCGACCAAGTCCGGCATGTCCTGGACGTTTTCCGCATTCACGCACATGGACAGGGTGAAGGGGACCCCTAACTTCTTGAGCCATGCGAGGTTTTCCGTCAGGGTATCGAAGGCCCTGCGGCCCCGAATATGGTCGTGCCTCTTGCCAAGCCCATCCATGCTGATCTGGAGGTGGAAACGGTCACGAGGCCAGCGTTTGAGGCCCTTTTCGTGCTCCCTGAGGAGGGTGCCGTTCGTGAGGACCACCACATGGGAGGCCTTCCTCGAAAGGAGGTCCTCCACGATGGCATCGAAGTCAGGGTGGACCATGGGTTCCCCGCCGGTGAGGGCGAAAACCCGGCATCCGAGGGCATAGGCCTGGTCTGCAAGATCCTGGATGCGTGCTAAAGGAAGTTCCTCAGCCGTGACTGGCGAGCAGGCGAAAAGGCAGTGTCTGCATGCCTGGTTGCAGCGGTTGGTCACATGGAACCAGATCTCGCGCAAGTGGTCGAGGCAAAGGTGATGGGCCCGGCCGCTGTAGCAGCGGTCAGGCGGGTCTTCCGGAAGGCGCGACAAAAAGAGGCGCCCCTCCATATCGAGTGCCCCAGGACCGCCATCCGCAAGCCTTTTGAGTATCCTGTCTCCGGCATCGTTTGGGACAAACCAGTCAGGTCTGTCCCCCCTTACATAGATGGGTATCCCATCTGATTCGTACCGGGCCCAGCCCACTATGGAAAACGGCATCCTTTAGTGTCTACACCGCAGTAAACACGATGGTGCAGGAAAAACCCCTATCTCTTTCCCCAGAAGTGGACGAGTGAGATCCCCCAGGTCTCACCCTTTGCAATGCTCTCGCCATAGAGGTCCCCACGGTAGAAGCCCTCCACCGAGAACCCCATGCCCACCTTTGCACCCAAGATGAGCTCCATGGTCCCGAGGTCGTACTCCACGCCGAGGGACGGGTTTAACTTGAAGGGCCCGTCCAGGGTCCTTGAGGGTCTGTCCCCGTTTCCGGCGGAAAGGATCCCAGAGAGCTTGGCCTGGGCATAAAGCCGCCACCAGTCGATGCCGTATTCGGCAACATACCGGATCTCGTCCGCCGGATCCCCCGTGCGCCAGCGGTATCCCGCCTCAAGATTCACGTACCCGTATGGCCACAGGGACCGGCCTGCAAGGAGCCTCAGTTCGTAGTCCGTCTGGTTGTTGCCCGGCATGATCTCTTCGTCAGCGTCGTAGAGGACCTCGCTCTTGACGAGAAATTGAGCGGAGAGGGCAGTAGCGCCCGTGAGGAAGCCGTATCTCGCGCCAAATTCCAGGTCCCCAAGGGTTTCTTGATCCGAGTACTTGAGGGTCTTGTCGTCCTCGCGACGATTCTTTCCCCAGTACATGTTCTTGTGGGGTAGGGAGGCGATGAGTGTAATCCGATCCGTTACCCCGTACTCCCCGTACCACGTGACTTCGTGAGAACTGAAGGGGTATTCGAACGGGGTCCAGCCCTCTCCGCCGTGGGATCCGAAATTCTCGTCCGAATAGTAATAATAATAGCTCAGTTTTTGGTAAAGCTCCCCCTGCTTCAGGGTCCAGGCCCCGGCGTGACAGACAGCAGGTGTCAAGGCTGCCGCCGCAAAGACTCCCATTGTTTTCACTATCATGCCCTTCATATCCAATCCTCCTTGATGGTTTGATGGTTTTGATCCTTTATGGAGATGCCCCGCTTGGCCGTCTTCTCTTCTCCCATTCCTCGGTCCCGCCCTCGAAGTTCTTCACGTCTTTAAAGCCGGAAAGCACGCTTACAGCCCATGCGTAACCGGAACGAATGCCGCCTGTGCAGTAGAAGACGATGATCTTTCCTGTGGGGATGCGGTTCTCTGCGAAAATCCTTTTCAACGTGTTGCTCGATATGGGTCGCCGATCCCTACCCTCAAAAAACCTTTCCCATTCGATACCCACGGCCCCTGGAAGTTGCCCAGCGAGCCTCTCCATGGGAGAGCGGACGTCAACGAGTACATAGCGCCCGGGGTCCTGCTCGATTTCATCGGCGCTGATCGCAACCGATGGATCCAGAGAAACCTGATAAGAATCGGCCTGTCTCCGTCTTCCGCCCCCAGTTCCTGCCTCAACTGGATATCCGCCTTCCTTCCATGCATGGATACCCCCATCTAAGAGCCGGACCGGGCCCTTGTGCCCTATCCACGCGAGCACCCAGACCGCCCAGCCCTCCCCGCCCCAACTCGTGTCGGCATCTCCATAGATCACGATCGGGGTCGTCTCCCGGATACCCATTTCACCCAAGGCCTGGGCAAGGCGTCCGGGCGGCCATGTCCGGTACTTGACACCTTCGGAATCCGTTTCCGTGTAGGTCTCCCAGGAGAAAGAAATGGATCCAGGGATGCGGCCCTTCTCCCACTCCTTGACGGGACGGGCGTCCATGACGGTCCATACGGATAGCCCGGCCGCCAGTTCCTGGGCGGAAATAAGTGCGAAATCAAGACCTGTCGCCGATTCCACCCGAGGCATGACCATGAAAAACTGAACGAAGAAGGCAATAAAGACCGATCGGAATCTCATCTGAGAAAGGACCTTGCAGCGATCTATCTTCCCTTACACTCATTAAGCTCTTATACACAGGCAATTTCCACATTACCAATTGTAATTTTCATTAATTTTTCGGCTCATCCATCGGAAAAAACTATTGTTCATAAAGTTTTTCTTCCGGTAGTCTTAGGCATCTACCTGCATTAGCGGATCTTTCATGAAGTTCTTTGCGGCATGCCACTTAGGCGCCCTCTTCGTCATGGCCCTTTACGGGCTCTACCGCCTGTATCAGATCCTCCTCTGGGTTCGGGAGAGGAGGAGGTATCCCTGCCCACCTCCTACTCCATCCGTTTCGGCCTTACGGGTCGCTGTCCAGCTTCCCATCTACAATGAGAAGTTCGTCGCGCGACGGCTCATCGACGCCGCATGCCGCCTGGACTGGCCCCGCCATCTCCTCGAGATCCAGGTCCTGGATGACTCGACGGACGAAACGTGCGCAATCGTGGACGAGGCAGTCACATACTGGAGGGGTGAAGGCATCCCTATCCAGGTCGTGAGGAGATCGCAACGGGAGGGTTACAAGGCAGGCGCCTTGGCGTACGGGATGGGCGTCAGCAGCGCTGAGTATTTTGCCGTCTTTGACGCGGACTTCCTCCCCCGACCAGATTTCCTGCGGCAACTCATGCCGTATTTCTCAAACCCGGATGTAGGATTTGTCCAAGCCCGGTGGGGGTTTATTAACGAGACGGATTCCTGGCTCACCCGCATCCAGGGGGTCCTTCTTGGGGCCCATTTTGGGATGGAGCAGTTTCTCCGGCACCGCAAGGGGCTTTTTCTCAACTTCAACGGCACAGCGGGCATCCTACGACGCACGGCCATCGAGGATGCGGGAGGATGGTCACCTGAGACGGTGACAGAAGACCTGGATCTCAGCTTCCGGATGCACCTTGCGGGCTGGAAGGCGGTCTATGTAAACGACGTGGAGGTGCCATCGGAACTCCCCCCCCACCTGAGCGGACTCATAAACCAGCAGAGGCGATGGGCCAAGGGCTCGATTCAGACCGCCCGCAAACTCCTCATCCCCATCTGGAGGTCCGGGGCAAGACTCCATCAGAAGATCGAGGCGACCTTCCACCTCATTGCCAACGTGGGCTGGCTCATGGGGACGATCATATTCCTCACCCTCTATCCCACAGTCATCGAAAGAAATGGATTGGACGCCAAGACGATCATCCTCATCGACGTCCCGGTCTTCCTCCTTGCAAACATTGCCCTTCTCGCCTACTACTTCGTAAGCGAACATCGAGCAAGGGGGAAGGGGACCGGAAAAACGCTCCTGTCCCTTGTGATCCTACCGCTCTACGGGATAGGCCTTGCCCCTGGCATCACCCTCGGGGTCATCGAGGGGCTCGTACGCACGGGAGGCATCTTTGTAAGGACACCGAAATTCGGCAACAAGAGGGATGACGAAATCAGATCTTCCCAGTATCTCCACAAAAACCTCACTTTACCCGCCATCTCGCTCACCCTCCTGCTCTACAGCCTCCTTCCGGTCGTCCATGTTATCAGTAATAGGCGCTTTTTAGCCCTTCCCTTTCTCCTCTTCTTCACCGCGGCCCAGGCGCTGATCCTCCTCCACGAGGCCTCCGAGTGGGCTGGCACGATCCGGTTTGCAGGCAGGCCTCATGATGCCTTCAATAAAGGGTGGGATGGCGAGGGCAAAAACGGGCGCCGCAGTCACGAAAAAGGCGGCGGAGGCTCTATCCGTCCAAACGCCGCATGCAGTGTAAGGAACGAGGACGGCATAGGAAATTAGGACCGATGCGCTGAAAACGATCCCTGCCGGCTGGGCCAAGATGGCAGCAAACGGGACGAGTGGAAGGACGTACCAGGGGTGAAGGGTGGGGGTGAAGAGCAGCCAGACAAGGGCCGTTGCAAAAAGGGCGCGGACGAGAGAGATGGGTCTAACATCCTCTCTTAAGGCAAGGCGCGCAGCCACGGCCAGGGCAAAGGCCCCCAAGGCCCCGGCAAGAACGATACGTGCGGCCATGCCCGAAAGACCCAGCCAGACAAGACCCTTGTATGCAAGCCCGCCGAACTCCCATGATCTGAGATAGTGCCCGAGGGTACCTATCCCTCTCAAGAGCTCAGGGAGGAAGGGAATGGCAATGAGTGAGCATGCACAACCAGTAACTCCAAGAAACACCATTCGACAACGCATTCGGGCGAGGATCGCAGGCAGAAAGATGACGGGAAAGAGCTTTGTCATGAAGGAGAGGGAAAATGCGACTCCCGCCTCCCAGGGCCGCGCAGTGGTCTCCCTTTGGAGAATCACCGAGATGGAGAGGACAAGAAAGAAGACAGCGACCGCGTCCACGTGCCCTGAGCCAGCGGTCTCGATGACGGGCAGTGGATTCCAGGCGTAGAGGACGGACCGGCCCACAGGAAGCCCCAAGCGGGAAAGAAGCCGGAAAAGAAGGACGCATGTGGCGAGATCAAAGCTGCAGAAAACGGCCTTCATCCCGGCAGTGCTGCCTCCGAGGACGGCCCCGGCCCAGAAGACGGCCTGGGCCATGGGCGGATAGATCGTGACGAGATCCGGATGATTTACCCTTGCAAGCACATCCGCCTCTTGGGCCGTCTCAGGGACGACCTCAGCCGGCGAGCGGGCATAAGGGTTTTCACCTGCGACAAGCCTCGTTCCGTCCCACAGGTAGCGATAAATGTCGTCCGAAAGGACCGGAGGCTGAAAAAGGAAAAGAAGGCGAAAGAGGACGGCCCCGACCATGATCATACCAAGGCGAAGACGCACCCGGCAGACCTCCTCGAGGTAGGCCAAGACGGCGAGGAGCGCCACTATACCCATGACCGACTGGACGGTAAGCAGAAGATCGAAGTCGGAAAGCCCGCGAAACGCCGAAAGATAAAGGGCGAAAACGGTCGCTGAAACGGCCAACGAAAGGAGTCGGGCGTTTATTGACGCACACGTCCGAGGGGATTCACCCCATTTCCTGTTATGGATATCCTGAATCCGTGAGATATGCACTCAACCTTTCGATTTCACAGCATAAGCCTACGGGCCGGGGTATTTGTGGATGGAGGCGCCCACGGACGGGGCTCGAACGGCAAATCTGCCCCCATGGACAGGGGCTATTTGCCGCACGGAACAAACGCCCCGGACCTCGGCTCACGGATTCAGTACAAGATAATGCATCATCTATTAATTTTCACACGCTTTCCCGTTGCCGGAAAGGCCAAAACCCGTCTGATACCCGCTCTTGGGCCTGAAGGAGCTGCCAAGCTCCACCGGTGCATGACCGAACACGTTGTGGATGCGGCCAGGGCCGCTCTCCGCGTCCTGGGCGCGAGGGCCGGCAACCTCACGATCTATTGCGAGGGCGCTCCGATCGAGTCTTTCCGTGCATGGCTCGGAAGGGATCTTCGCTATGCAGTTCAATCAGGCATGGACATAGGCAT is drawn from Deltaproteobacteria bacterium and contains these coding sequences:
- a CDS encoding methyltransferase domain-containing protein, yielding MPFSIVGWARYESDGIPIYVRGDRPDWFVPNDAGDRILKRLADGGPGALDMEGRLFLSRLPEDPPDRCYSGRAHHLCLDHLREIWFHVTNRCNQACRHCLFACSPVTAEELPLARIQDLADQAYALGCRVFALTGGEPMVHPDFDAIVEDLLSRKASHVVVLTNGTLLREHEKGLKRWPRDRFHLQISMDGLGKRHDHIRGRRAFDTLTENLAWLKKLGVPFTLSMCVNAENVQDMPDLVDFAAGVGASNCHFMWYFVRGRGSRERFATPEEIFPRLVKAADRAEKAGITIDNLTALRSQVFAPVGTIHDGAGSGWESVAVGPDDRLYPSAALVGVDALATGIGPDLARAWRESPVLEHVRQATASRISSPLRFILGGGDPDHSYMHGGSFVGQDPYESLHEQTALWLIAREAAHEPASGPPRLRLRMGDILESCGAHGAVALTHTNCLLAAATPDSRTVVKDFYQAASETTREDILNPVCYPDEIVSHIPPEFRFRGYGCGSPVLDAGLAPGERVLDLGCGTGVECFIASRLVGEKGWVIGVDMLESMLQRAHKGAREVAARLGYGNLDFRKGYLEELPVPDAAIHVVLSNCVINLSGHKRRAFAEIFRVLKPGGRLVISDVVCETEPDPAIRNDDVLRGQCIAGALTQRDLFGLLEEAGFVAPRVLKRFPYRQVSGHRFFSMTYRAEKPVTPKRMQVMYRGPFSAVVTTRGEILPVGATREIVLDPGLADAHDLFVFDESGAVTNVEMAPSFCCLPDRGPSSSCCAESQALAETACRHGSGPCASSSGRTMPISLLSQRHVSGCMVCGAPIRYLPEEATHACFFCGAELPANAVCEQGHFVCDTCHSRDAASFIAHALRTTRETDMVFLFDAIRRHPSISMHGPEYHILVPGLILATYRNLGGHVTEGMLETALRRGGAVPGGNCAFTGACGAAIGVGIAFGLILGASPIKARERRQVQEICQSVIKEQARFAAARCCQRDSWIALVKAAEWSRWLLTVTLKADYPLRCRQSAKNRECIGPACPLWERH
- a CDS encoding glycosyltransferase yields the protein MKFFAACHLGALFVMALYGLYRLYQILLWVRERRRYPCPPPTPSVSALRVAVQLPIYNEKFVARRLIDAACRLDWPRHLLEIQVLDDSTDETCAIVDEAVTYWRGEGIPIQVVRRSQREGYKAGALAYGMGVSSAEYFAVFDADFLPRPDFLRQLMPYFSNPDVGFVQARWGFINETDSWLTRIQGVLLGAHFGMEQFLRHRKGLFLNFNGTAGILRRTAIEDAGGWSPETVTEDLDLSFRMHLAGWKAVYVNDVEVPSELPPHLSGLINQQRRWAKGSIQTARKLLIPIWRSGARLHQKIEATFHLIANVGWLMGTIIFLTLYPTVIERNGLDAKTIILIDVPVFLLANIALLAYYFVSEHRARGKGTGKTLLSLVILPLYGIGLAPGITLGVIEGLVRTGGIFVRTPKFGNKRDDEIRSSQYLHKNLTLPAISLTLLLYSLLPVVHVISNRRFLALPFLLFFTAAQALILLHEASEWAGTIRFAGRPHDAFNKGWDGEGKNGRRSHEKGGGGSIRPNAACSVRNEDGIGN